The Haloferax sp. Atlit-12N genome window below encodes:
- a CDS encoding ABC transporter ATP-binding protein: MVRLFAEYGRENLAWFVVGLLASVLGRLIAVVPALVLGVAIDAVFFRNTAYALPLVPSSWLPTTVSGQFWLSFWLVIGAFVGGVALSWVQGLGLAVYSNRVQHAVRVDTYDALQRLDMAFFDDKQTGQVLSILDGDVRNLRTFLDSTLSGGLQLVVAVVGIAGVLFYLNAQLAVVTLVAVPLLAVFTIWFMRTIRPLYRALRESVGALNTRIENNVSGMEVIKASATEDYETDRVADASMDYYRRALAVVRLDYLYQPSMELLAGVAFAATFAIGGVWLIFGPPAPFTGDLLVGEFVTFLFMTQRFIDPLSGAGRIVNSYENARASGERIFGLADREAVVRDAPDAESLDAIDGRIEFDRVSFAYATGREVLRDVSFTAEPGETVALVGPTGAGKSTAAKLLLRLYEPTDGAVRVDGHDVRGVEIRSLREAIGYVSQDVYLFDGTVRENLLYGAFDATEAEMVAAASAAEAHEFVSRLPDGYDTRIGERGVKLSGGQRQRLSIARAMLQDPRILVLDEATSAVDTETELLIQRALDRLSEGRTTLVIAHRLSTVRRADAIVVLDEGEVVESGTHDELVELGGLYATLWGVQAGDVSGVSADILARLVERSRAADEADADRIADGVTADGGEDA, translated from the coding sequence ATAGTCCGCCTGTTCGCCGAATACGGTCGCGAGAATCTCGCGTGGTTCGTCGTCGGGCTACTGGCGAGCGTCCTCGGGCGACTCATCGCGGTCGTGCCGGCGCTCGTCCTCGGAGTCGCCATCGACGCGGTGTTCTTCCGGAACACGGCGTACGCCCTCCCGTTGGTCCCGTCGTCGTGGTTGCCGACGACCGTCTCCGGGCAGTTCTGGTTGAGCTTCTGGCTCGTCATCGGGGCGTTCGTCGGCGGCGTCGCGCTCTCGTGGGTGCAGGGCCTCGGCCTCGCGGTCTACTCGAATCGCGTCCAACACGCCGTCCGCGTGGACACCTACGACGCGCTTCAGCGCCTCGATATGGCCTTCTTCGACGACAAACAGACCGGACAGGTGCTGTCGATTCTCGACGGCGACGTGCGCAACCTCCGGACGTTCCTCGACAGCACGCTCTCGGGCGGCCTCCAGTTGGTCGTCGCCGTCGTCGGCATCGCGGGCGTGCTGTTCTACCTGAACGCCCAACTCGCGGTCGTCACGCTCGTGGCCGTCCCGCTTCTGGCCGTCTTCACCATTTGGTTCATGCGGACGATTCGGCCGCTGTACCGCGCCCTCCGCGAGAGCGTCGGCGCGCTCAACACCCGCATCGAGAACAACGTCTCGGGGATGGAGGTCATCAAGGCCTCCGCGACCGAGGACTACGAGACGGACCGCGTCGCCGACGCCTCCATGGACTACTACCGGCGCGCCCTCGCGGTCGTCAGACTCGACTACCTCTACCAGCCGTCGATGGAACTCCTCGCGGGCGTCGCGTTCGCGGCCACGTTCGCTATCGGCGGCGTCTGGCTCATCTTCGGCCCGCCAGCGCCCTTCACGGGCGACCTGCTCGTCGGCGAGTTCGTCACGTTCCTGTTCATGACCCAGCGGTTCATCGACCCGCTGTCGGGTGCGGGCCGCATCGTCAACTCCTACGAGAACGCCCGCGCCTCGGGCGAGCGCATCTTCGGGCTGGCCGACCGCGAGGCCGTCGTCCGCGACGCGCCCGACGCCGAGTCCCTCGACGCAATCGACGGCCGCATCGAATTCGACAGAGTCTCGTTCGCCTATGCGACCGGCCGCGAGGTGCTCCGCGACGTCTCGTTCACGGCCGAACCGGGCGAAACCGTCGCGCTCGTCGGCCCAACGGGCGCGGGAAAATCCACCGCCGCGAAGCTCCTCCTCAGGCTCTACGAACCCACGGACGGGGCGGTCCGCGTGGACGGCCACGACGTGCGCGGGGTCGAAATCAGGAGTCTCCGCGAGGCCATCGGCTACGTGAGTCAGGACGTGTACCTCTTCGACGGGACGGTCAGGGAGAACCTCCTGTACGGGGCGTTCGACGCGACCGAGGCGGAGATGGTCGCGGCCGCGAGCGCCGCCGAGGCCCACGAGTTCGTCTCGCGGCTCCCCGACGGCTACGACACCCGCATCGGCGAGCGCGGCGTGAAGCTCTCGGGCGGCCAGCGCCAGCGGCTCTCCATCGCCCGCGCGATGCTCCAAGACCCGCGGATTCTCGTCCTCGACGAGGCGACGAGTGCCGTCGACACCGAGACGGAACTGCTCATCCAGCGCGCGCTCGACCGCCTCTCAGAAGGGCGAACCACGCTCGTCATCGCCCACCGGCTCTCGACAGTCCGCCGCGCCGACGCCATCGTCGTCCTCGACGAGGGCGAAGTCGTCGAATCGGGCACCCACGACGAACTCGTCGAACTCGGCGGTCTCTACGCGACGCTCTGGGGCGTCCAAGCCGGTGACGTATCGGGTGTCTCCGCGGACATCCTCGCGCGACTGGTCGAGCGAAGCCGCGCGGCCGACGAGGCCGACGCGGACCGCATCGCCGACGGGGTCACCGCCGACGGCGGCGAAGACGCCTGA
- a CDS encoding S49 family peptidase encodes MVSKPSSAASARTVSVLALVAAVLVGAFLAPVVYDAAAPTPDRVAVISVDGYISSYTADQLEEDLHEARENESIKAVVLQVDSPGGSAAASERMYLAVNRTAQEMPVVSSVQGTGASGAYYTMLPSESIYVTPSSVIGSVGVRGSAPIGGSSNEIRTGPDKASMTVDQREAQIETLKHAFVGSVMDHRGDDLSLSREEVAYAKVYTGARATQNGYADDIGTLQTAIDRAAAEAGLENYEVVEKEPQAQSGIILLSSDSGDSTVVIEESPVGYDGVRAPQFLMVYGQVQYEDEVIGNVSA; translated from the coding sequence ATGGTATCAAAACCCTCCTCCGCGGCGTCGGCGCGGACCGTCTCGGTCCTCGCCCTCGTCGCGGCCGTCCTGGTTGGAGCATTCCTCGCCCCCGTCGTCTACGACGCGGCCGCGCCTACCCCAGACAGGGTCGCGGTCATCTCGGTCGACGGGTACATCTCCTCCTACACAGCTGACCAGCTGGAAGAGGACCTCCACGAAGCGCGAGAGAACGAATCGATAAAGGCCGTCGTCCTGCAGGTCGACAGCCCCGGCGGCTCTGCCGCCGCCTCCGAGCGGATGTACTTGGCGGTCAATCGGACCGCCCAAGAGATGCCCGTCGTTTCGAGCGTCCAAGGAACGGGCGCATCGGGTGCGTACTACACGATGCTCCCCTCCGAGAGCATCTACGTGACGCCCTCGTCCGTCATCGGGAGCGTTGGCGTCCGCGGCTCGGCACCCATCGGCGGCTCGTCCAACGAGATTCGCACCGGCCCCGACAAGGCGTCGATGACCGTTGACCAGCGCGAAGCGCAGATTGAGACGCTGAAGCACGCCTTCGTCGGCAGCGTCATGGACCACCGCGGCGACGACCTCTCGCTGTCGCGCGAGGAGGTCGCCTACGCGAAGGTCTACACCGGCGCTCGCGCCACGCAGAACGGCTACGCCGACGACATCGGCACGCTGCAGACGGCCATCGACCGTGCCGCCGCCGAGGCCGGCCTCGAAAACTACGAGGTCGTCGAGAAGGAGCCACAGGCCCAGTCGGGCATCATCCTCCTCAGCTCGGACAGCGGCGACTCGACGGTCGTCATCGAAGAGAGTCCCGTCGGATACGACGGCGTTCGCGCGCCGCAGTTCCTGATGGTGTACGGGCAAGTGCAGTACGAAGATGAGGTGATCGGTAATGTCTCAGCGTAA
- a CDS encoding ABC transporter permease, translated as MSLTSLDVTGFYALLRREVLRFVRRPRNTFVPPFITNVLYFSVFGVILGERINEIAGVPYILFILPGLIVLGAVSNAFENASFSIFHGRWNRYIEEALTSPLSYTSMVGAYVLSSATRGVLVGALVALIGMVFTTVGVAQPFYLVAFMLIITLLFAGLGVVGGLWADDFDDLTMMNQFILRPLVFFGGVFYSLNEIPATFQQASLLNPMIYMVNGVRYGFLGVTEVDPNLSLGVLTALTLGVVGLNVVLFRRGYGLTD; from the coding sequence ATGAGTCTCACGAGTCTCGACGTGACCGGCTTTTACGCCCTGCTTCGCCGCGAAGTCCTCCGGTTCGTCCGCCGCCCGCGCAACACGTTCGTCCCGCCGTTTATCACGAACGTGCTGTACTTCTCCGTGTTCGGCGTCATCCTCGGCGAGCGCATCAACGAAATCGCGGGCGTCCCGTACATCCTGTTTATCCTCCCCGGTCTCATCGTCCTCGGGGCTGTCTCCAACGCCTTCGAGAACGCGTCCTTCTCTATCTTCCACGGCCGCTGGAACCGCTACATCGAGGAGGCGCTCACCTCGCCGCTGTCGTACACCTCGATGGTCGGCGCGTACGTCCTCTCCAGCGCGACCCGCGGGGTGCTCGTCGGCGCGCTCGTCGCCCTCATCGGGATGGTGTTTACCACCGTCGGCGTCGCCCAACCGTTCTACCTCGTCGCGTTCATGCTCATCATCACCCTGCTGTTCGCGGGCCTCGGCGTGGTCGGCGGCCTCTGGGCCGACGACTTCGACGACCTGACGATGATGAACCAGTTCATCCTGCGCCCGCTGGTGTTCTTCGGCGGCGTCTTCTACTCGCTCAACGAGATTCCGGCGACCTTCCAGCAGGCGTCGCTCCTCAACCCGATGATATACATGGTCAACGGCGTCCGCTACGGCTTCCTCGGCGTCACCGAGGTGGACCCGAACCTCTCTCTCGGCGTGCTGACGGCGCTCACACTCGGGGTCGTCGGTCTCAACGTCGTTCTCTTCCGGCGGGGCTACGGACTGACCGACTGA
- a CDS encoding ABC transporter ATP-binding protein — MASAIEIRDLTKSYGDVRALDGVDLDVPEGSFFGLLGPNGAGKTTFINILVGLVRKTGGEASVFGYDVEDDYREARDRIGLAPQEFNVDRFFPIREVLEHKAGYHGIPHDEARERADEVLKRVGIYDKRDTRFDWLSGGMKRRFMLARALITDPDLLILDEPTAGVDVQLRHELWETIVDLNDSGTTILLTTHYIEEAERLCDEVAILDSGSVIEVASPEELMDRGTDDIVVQLRDPPTAVPDFAADDDRVEAVELDGTRLVVTAQQGGLVAPDVVQALDRQGHEIVDLEISRTSLEEVFVEMTRQGEGRATAEVEQ, encoded by the coding sequence ATGGCATCTGCGATTGAGATACGCGACTTGACGAAGTCCTACGGCGACGTCCGCGCCCTCGACGGCGTCGACCTCGACGTTCCCGAGGGGTCGTTCTTCGGGCTGTTGGGGCCGAACGGGGCGGGGAAGACGACGTTCATCAACATCCTCGTCGGCCTCGTCCGCAAGACCGGCGGCGAGGCGAGCGTCTTCGGCTACGACGTGGAAGACGACTACCGCGAGGCCCGCGACCGAATCGGCCTCGCGCCCCAGGAGTTCAACGTGGACCGCTTTTTCCCGATTCGGGAAGTGCTCGAACACAAGGCGGGCTACCACGGGATTCCGCACGACGAGGCCCGCGAGCGCGCCGACGAGGTGCTCAAGCGCGTCGGTATCTACGACAAGCGTGACACCCGCTTCGACTGGCTCTCCGGCGGGATGAAGCGCCGGTTCATGCTCGCGCGGGCGCTCATCACCGACCCCGACCTGCTCATCCTCGACGAGCCGACCGCCGGGGTCGACGTGCAACTGCGCCACGAACTCTGGGAGACCATCGTCGACCTCAACGACAGCGGGACGACCATCCTGCTCACGACTCACTACATCGAGGAGGCAGAACGCCTCTGCGACGAGGTCGCCATCCTCGACTCCGGGTCCGTCATCGAGGTCGCCAGCCCCGAGGAACTGATGGACCGCGGCACCGACGACATCGTCGTCCAACTCCGCGACCCGCCGACGGCGGTGCCCGACTTCGCGGCCGACGACGACCGCGTCGAGGCCGTCGAACTCGACGGTACTCGCCTCGTCGTGACGGCCCAGCAGGGCGGTCTCGTCGCCCCCGACGTGGTGCAGGCGCTCGACCGACAGGGCCACGAAATCGTCGACCTCGAAATCTCTCGCACGTCACTCGAAGAGGTGTTCGTCGAGATGACGAGACAGGGCGAGGGCCGCGCCACCGCGGAGGTCGAACAATGA
- the aceA gene encoding isocitrate lyase encodes MNPTELDSDVFAQDVDNQKARELREMLNTQDFVFAPGMYHALDARLAEMTGHDAAYMSGYSTVLGQFGFPDLEMVTMTEMVENAKRMVEATNLPVIADCDTGYGGIHNVRRAVREYEKAGVAAVHIEDQTTPKRCGHIAGKQIVSREKAKARFEAAVDAKQSEDTVVIARTDAYGSSNGDWDEHVERGRIYADAGVDIVWPEMPNPSREDAVAYAEEIHETHPDLKLAFNYSSSFAWSEEEDPLTFQELGDLGYKYIFITLFGLHSGAHAVYEDFKKLAEQDEEGQFDLEQRYLDHPTESHHELSFVSRYQDIETQFDPEARRRIEESEGFSEEQADPITSNDDD; translated from the coding sequence ATGAACCCGACCGAACTCGACAGCGACGTCTTCGCACAGGATGTTGACAACCAGAAGGCCCGCGAACTGCGGGAGATGCTGAACACGCAGGACTTCGTGTTCGCCCCCGGCATGTACCACGCGCTCGACGCCCGCCTCGCCGAGATGACGGGCCACGACGCCGCCTACATGTCCGGCTACTCGACGGTCCTCGGGCAGTTCGGCTTCCCCGACCTGGAGATGGTCACGATGACCGAGATGGTCGAGAACGCAAAGCGCATGGTCGAGGCGACGAACCTGCCGGTCATCGCCGACTGCGACACGGGCTACGGCGGCATCCACAACGTCCGCCGCGCCGTCCGCGAGTACGAGAAGGCCGGCGTCGCCGCCGTCCACATCGAAGACCAGACGACCCCGAAGCGCTGCGGCCACATCGCGGGCAAGCAAATCGTCTCCCGTGAGAAGGCCAAGGCTCGCTTCGAGGCCGCCGTCGACGCCAAGCAGTCGGAGGACACGGTCGTCATCGCCCGCACCGACGCCTACGGCTCCTCGAACGGCGACTGGGACGAACACGTCGAGCGCGGCCGCATCTACGCCGACGCCGGCGTCGACATCGTCTGGCCCGAAATGCCGAACCCCTCGCGCGAGGACGCCGTCGCCTACGCCGAGGAGATTCACGAGACGCACCCGGACCTGAAGCTCGCGTTCAACTACTCGTCGTCGTTCGCGTGGTCCGAAGAGGAGGACCCGCTGACGTTCCAGGAGCTGGGCGACCTCGGCTACAAGTACATCTTCATCACGCTGTTCGGCCTCCACTCGGGCGCGCACGCCGTCTACGAGGACTTCAAGAAGCTCGCCGAACAGGACGAAGAAGGGCAGTTTGACCTCGAACAGCGCTACCTCGACCACCCGACCGAGAGCCACCACGAACTGTCGTTCGTCTCGCGGTATCAGGACATCGAGACGCAGTTCGACCCCGAGGCGCGCCGCCGCATCGAGGAGTCCGAAGGGTTCAGCGAGGAGCAGGCCGACCCCATCACGAGCAACGACGATGACTGA
- the aceB gene encoding malate synthase AceB, with product MTERRHDRQFVRTFFTSPTAVEGEDDSAKMLRRAAGLRGMQAPDVWVPDNEDATAPSMRDEGAENIIEVISEHGSEFPGEIHPRMVWHRDSPETRYQGFQHILEITDPENGAVEHIDGFVIPEVGGIDDWKKADEWFTIVENEHGLDEGSLAMSVIIESGEAELAMGDLRDEMGKPTNNLERLFLLVDGEVDYTKDMRAMTPTGELPAWPELRHNTSRGASAAGCIAVDGPYDDIRDVEGYRERMTENQAKGMLGIWSLTPGQVVEANTSPLPPKTGSWLLDAGGEEIELASEDGAEVYDGDRLSLEATDGGYELRVGGDTRELTADELREELLGLTSYVPSMDDIVDSMEEFEAAKEAGRGAIAMTQSATLRIGGTEIDIAKDRMWDEATYQAAMTPISLFQDVYEHRPDQHEELEERYGAGVVERAMEVGL from the coding sequence ATGACTGAGCGCAGACACGACCGGCAGTTCGTGCGGACGTTCTTCACCTCGCCGACGGCCGTCGAGGGCGAAGACGACTCCGCGAAGATGCTCCGACGGGCGGCCGGCCTCCGCGGGATGCAGGCCCCCGACGTGTGGGTCCCCGACAACGAGGACGCCACCGCGCCGTCGATGCGCGACGAGGGGGCCGAGAACATCATCGAAGTCATCTCCGAACACGGCTCGGAGTTCCCCGGCGAGATTCACCCCCGGATGGTCTGGCACCGCGACAGCCCCGAAACTCGGTATCAGGGCTTCCAGCACATACTCGAAATCACCGACCCGGAAAACGGCGCGGTCGAGCACATCGACGGCTTCGTCATCCCCGAAGTCGGCGGCATCGACGACTGGAAGAAGGCCGACGAGTGGTTCACCATCGTCGAGAACGAGCACGGACTCGACGAGGGGAGCCTCGCCATGTCGGTCATCATCGAGAGCGGCGAGGCCGAACTCGCCATGGGCGACCTCCGCGACGAGATGGGCAAGCCGACGAACAACCTCGAACGGCTGTTCCTCCTCGTCGACGGCGAGGTCGACTACACGAAGGACATGCGCGCCATGACGCCGACGGGCGAACTCCCGGCGTGGCCCGAGCTTCGACACAACACCTCCCGCGGAGCCAGCGCTGCCGGCTGTATCGCCGTGGACGGCCCCTACGACGACATCCGCGACGTGGAGGGCTACCGCGAGCGCATGACCGAGAATCAGGCGAAGGGGATGCTCGGCATCTGGTCGCTCACCCCCGGGCAGGTCGTCGAGGCCAACACCTCGCCGCTCCCGCCGAAGACCGGCAGTTGGCTCCTCGACGCGGGCGGCGAGGAAATCGAACTCGCGTCCGAGGACGGGGCTGAGGTGTACGATGGCGACCGCCTCTCGCTCGAAGCCACCGACGGCGGCTACGAACTCCGTGTCGGCGGCGACACGCGGGAACTCACCGCGGACGAACTCCGCGAGGAACTGCTCGGCCTGACCTCGTACGTCCCGAGCATGGACGACATCGTCGACTCCATGGAGGAGTTCGAGGCGGCCAAGGAGGCCGGCCGCGGCGCGATCGCCATGACGCAGTCGGCGACGCTCCGTATCGGCGGCACCGAAATCGACATCGCCAAGGACCGGATGTGGGACGAAGCGACCTATCAGGCCGCGATGACGCCCATCAGCCTGTTCCAAGACGTGTACGAACACCGCCCGGACCAACACGAGGAGTTAGAAGAGCGCTACGGCGCGGGCGTCGTCGAGCGCGCGATGGAGGTGGGCCTCTAA
- a CDS encoding DUF4112 domain-containing protein, protein MNDSSNTPTTPAAASAGDGDGDEPLEPDAVVDFESAGVADEETLARLRAVSFYLDEAFEIPGTNYRIGLDPILGLVPGIGDATASALSAYILVEAAMLGVPRATLARMLGNVVLDATVGSLPLVGDVFDAAWKANARNVRLLEARYDDVSPEAAAADRRFLLAAVAAITLLLVALGAATAVVALWALGQV, encoded by the coding sequence GTGAACGATTCCTCGAACACTCCGACGACGCCCGCGGCGGCGAGCGCCGGCGACGGCGATGGCGACGAACCGCTGGAACCCGACGCAGTCGTCGACTTCGAGTCGGCGGGCGTCGCCGACGAGGAGACCCTCGCGCGACTCCGCGCGGTGAGCTTCTACCTCGACGAGGCGTTCGAGATTCCGGGGACGAACTACCGCATCGGCCTCGACCCGATACTGGGACTGGTACCGGGTATCGGCGACGCGACGGCCTCGGCCCTCTCGGCGTACATTCTCGTCGAAGCCGCGATGCTCGGCGTGCCGCGGGCGACGCTCGCGCGGATGCTCGGCAACGTCGTCCTCGATGCGACCGTCGGGTCGCTCCCGCTCGTCGGCGACGTGTTCGACGCGGCGTGGAAGGCCAACGCCCGGAACGTCCGGCTGTTGGAAGCCCGATACGACGACGTCTCTCCCGAGGCCGCGGCGGCCGACCGGCGGTTCCTCTTGGCCGCGGTGGCCGCTATCACCCTCCTGCTCGTCGCGCTCGGCGCGGCGACTGCGGTCGTCGCCCTGTGGGCGCTCGGACAGGTTTGA
- a CDS encoding twin-arginine translocation signal domain-containing protein — MERRTFLKSVAATGALLTTAGCMGGGSGSQPTAGNETGNETGNGTTGETTADVEPAEVPDPELTFRTNSGVLRVVHMGGEKITDEGTDEVYVTVDDERTATWVADGEKGQEYPLSVGNFLEIESAESDSTVEVVWVGRAGAEEVLATHEAAAEETTTTTTTNETTTNETATNETVTETTAANETVTTTNETTTSSDNETNN, encoded by the coding sequence ATGGAACGACGAACTTTCCTGAAGAGCGTCGCCGCGACGGGAGCCCTCCTCACCACCGCCGGTTGTATGGGCGGTGGCTCCGGGTCGCAGCCGACTGCGGGTAACGAGACGGGCAACGAGACCGGCAACGGTACGACGGGCGAGACGACGGCCGACGTCGAACCGGCCGAGGTTCCGGACCCCGAGCTCACCTTCCGTACCAACAGCGGCGTCCTCCGCGTCGTTCACATGGGCGGCGAGAAGATCACCGACGAGGGAACGGACGAGGTCTACGTCACCGTCGACGACGAGCGCACCGCGACGTGGGTCGCCGACGGCGAGAAGGGACAGGAGTACCCACTCTCGGTCGGTAACTTCCTCGAAATCGAATCCGCCGAGAGCGACTCGACGGTCGAGGTCGTCTGGGTCGGCCGCGCGGGTGCCGAAGAAGTCCTCGCGACCCACGAGGCCGCCGCCGAGGAGACCACGACCACGACCACGACGAACGAGACGACCACGAACGAAACCGCGACGAACGAGACGGTCACCGAGACGACGGCCGCCAACGAGACGGTCACGACGACGAACGAGACGACCACGTCGTCAGACAACGAGACCAACAACTGA
- a CDS encoding DMT family transporter, with translation MSINTQTNRTLALFATIAVLWGTSFIAIEVGLDVLPPVLFAALRYDVAGVVLFAYGLLAAEDWRPRGRDEWLVVLVGGALLIGAHFSLLFSGQRYVTSGVSAIVISLAPVLTPLFAWPMLPEERLDAFGFFGVFLGLAGTVVIALASGSVGGQLLGVVLLLLAAAAWAFGSVLVKRLPGNPPVVPMQAWMMLLGAGMLHVTSPVLGEPGLASVAWSPVVVAALLFLAVLCSAVGFIAYFVLLDRIGAVEISLVNYVTPVVAAVTGWAFLGERIGPVTVVGFALILLGFAFMKRDALGPLGRRLGVRVGIVAPEPAADPDSLPADD, from the coding sequence GTGTCTATCAATACGCAAACGAATCGGACGCTCGCACTGTTCGCGACCATCGCGGTCCTCTGGGGAACGTCGTTTATCGCCATCGAGGTCGGCCTCGATGTCCTCCCGCCCGTGCTGTTCGCCGCCCTCCGGTACGACGTGGCCGGGGTGGTGCTGTTCGCCTACGGTCTGCTCGCAGCCGAGGACTGGCGGCCCCGCGGCCGCGACGAGTGGCTCGTCGTCCTCGTCGGCGGGGCGCTCCTTATCGGTGCGCACTTCTCGCTCCTGTTCTCCGGCCAGCGGTACGTGACGAGCGGCGTCTCGGCCATCGTCATCAGCCTCGCGCCCGTCCTCACGCCGCTTTTCGCGTGGCCGATGCTGCCCGAAGAGCGCCTCGACGCGTTCGGCTTCTTCGGTGTGTTTCTGGGGCTGGCCGGCACGGTAGTCATCGCCCTCGCGTCCGGCTCGGTCGGCGGCCAACTTCTCGGCGTCGTCCTGCTCCTTCTCGCGGCCGCGGCGTGGGCGTTCGGCTCGGTGCTCGTCAAGCGCCTCCCCGGGAACCCGCCCGTCGTTCCGATGCAGGCGTGGATGATGCTCCTCGGCGCGGGCATGCTCCACGTCACGAGCCCCGTCCTCGGCGAACCCGGCCTCGCGAGCGTGGCGTGGTCACCGGTCGTCGTCGCCGCGCTGCTGTTCTTGGCCGTGCTCTGCAGCGCCGTCGGCTTCATCGCCTACTTCGTCCTGCTCGACCGCATCGGCGCGGTCGAAATCAGCCTCGTCAACTACGTCACGCCGGTCGTCGCCGCCGTCACCGGCTGGGCGTTCCTCGGCGAGCGCATCGGCCCCGTCACCGTCGTCGGCTTCGCGCTCATCCTCCTCGGCTTCGCGTTCATGAAACGCGACGCGCTCGGCCCGCTGGGGCGCCGTCTCGGCGTCCGCGTCGGCATCGTCGCGCCCGAACCGGCGGCCGACCCGGACAGTCTACCGGCCGACGACTGA
- a CDS encoding tRNA pseudouridine(54/55) synthase Pus10: MSILEDARALAESGPVCDACLGRAFAERSFGLTNAERGKSLRVAAALDDDEPYEAVETEDCWVCEGACAEFDEWAERCAEAIEDVEVETYQVGTRAPPLVEENELLLREGAGLPEDAGELFKSEFNREVGKRVGRLTGTEVDFTRPDVQFLLDIEADTVEAQLNSAFVYGRYRKLARDIPQTEWPCRECDGSGYKGKEPCDYCGGSGYLYEDSVEGFVSPVVMDVMDGVDAKFHGAGREDVDALMLGTGRPFVVEIMEPRRRTIDVEQLEGDINAMAEGEIEVEGLRLATYDMVERVKKLDASKEYRAAVEFDDDVTDEDLQAALDELTGATIEQYTPHRVDHRRASITRTRHVYDATGDLEDARHATVEVHGEGGLYIKELVSGDEGRTNPSLAGILDTGAVVTALDVIAVEGEDEPFEDDEFFKD; encoded by the coding sequence ATGAGCATCCTTGAGGACGCGCGAGCGCTCGCCGAGAGCGGGCCGGTCTGCGACGCCTGTCTGGGTCGGGCCTTCGCCGAGCGCAGTTTCGGGCTGACGAACGCCGAGCGGGGCAAGTCGCTCCGGGTCGCCGCCGCCCTCGACGACGACGAGCCCTACGAGGCCGTCGAGACCGAGGACTGCTGGGTCTGTGAGGGGGCCTGTGCCGAGTTCGACGAGTGGGCCGAACGCTGCGCCGAAGCCATCGAAGACGTGGAAGTCGAGACGTATCAGGTCGGTACCCGTGCGCCCCCGCTCGTCGAGGAGAACGAACTGCTCCTCCGCGAGGGCGCGGGGCTCCCCGAGGACGCCGGCGAACTGTTCAAATCCGAGTTCAACCGCGAGGTCGGAAAGCGCGTGGGTCGGCTCACCGGCACCGAGGTGGACTTCACCCGCCCGGACGTGCAGTTCCTCCTCGACATCGAAGCCGACACCGTCGAGGCGCAACTCAACTCCGCGTTCGTCTACGGCCGCTACCGGAAACTCGCGCGCGACATCCCGCAGACCGAGTGGCCCTGCCGCGAGTGCGACGGCTCGGGCTACAAGGGCAAAGAGCCCTGTGACTACTGCGGCGGGTCGGGCTATCTCTACGAGGACAGCGTCGAGGGCTTCGTCTCCCCCGTCGTGATGGATGTGATGGACGGCGTCGACGCGAAGTTCCACGGCGCGGGCCGCGAGGACGTGGACGCCCTCATGCTCGGGACGGGTCGACCGTTCGTGGTCGAAATCATGGAACCCCGCCGCCGCACCATCGACGTCGAACAGCTCGAAGGCGACATCAACGCGATGGCCGAGGGCGAAATCGAGGTCGAGGGGCTTCGGCTCGCCACCTACGACATGGTCGAGCGCGTGAAGAAACTCGACGCGAGCAAGGAGTACCGCGCCGCCGTCGAGTTCGACGACGACGTGACCGACGAGGACCTGCAGGCCGCGCTGGACGAACTCACCGGCGCGACCATCGAGCAGTACACGCCCCATCGCGTGGACCACCGCCGCGCGAGCATCACCCGCACCCGCCACGTCTACGACGCCACCGGCGACCTCGAAGACGCGCGCCACGCGACCGTCGAAGTCCACGGCGAGGGCGGCCTCTACATCAAGGAACTCGTCTCCGGCGACGAAGGGCGAACGAACCCGAGTCTCGCCGGCATCCTCGACACGGGCGCGGTCGTCACCGCGCTCGACGTCATCGCGGTCGAAGGCGAGGACGAACCGTTCGAGGACGACGAGTTCTTCAAGGACTGA